The following proteins come from a genomic window of Takifugu rubripes chromosome 11, fTakRub1.2, whole genome shotgun sequence:
- the fkrp gene encoding ribitol 5-phosphate transferase FKRP, with the protein MRISLCQGLLTGAIVLNLLILYYVSRAQQQMMEKRKELGRGTRRAALPVPGLGVFIGAGGGPGLAGVEGHNRGPRVTVVLREFENFENYVRDVANSFLHQRPELPFLAVADTTPYPPLVLPDGARLLVLSPAPDQPPQAHRPEFHIQTEFVLLVPDGVELEQPRSIERLIKELEGEGGGPVRVVAAPVWARSSVQCLHLRVNLKEWTATYSPAASGSSGSVCTALQGDAVILIRTEDLFNLSVPLGRPLFSSLFVQTSLRGWKVKLLESPCFAAVHRPLFSSAHNQWKADMCLKDTTGKLMKSFGLKRLLLPDGKEQWYGCSKETPRCFGTVQDDTPDYLYLDRWTPPCCLRALRETTKYVINILETSGVRYWLEGGTLLGAVRHQDVIPWDYDVDLGIYLEDIPNCDHLKNLDSGSLVDANGYVWERAVEGDFYRVQYSEANHLHVDLWPFYPRNGVMTKDTWTEHKQDVEFPEHFLQPLVPLSFAGMTAYGPNNPRAFLELKFGEGVVENPQYPNPVKKRLDRSKL; encoded by the coding sequence ATGCGGATCAGTCTCTGCCAGGGCCTGTTAACCGGTGCCATCGTCCTTAACCTTCTCATTCTCTACTACGTGTCCCGGGCCCAGCAGCAGATGATGGAGAAGAGGAAAGAACTAGGCAGGGGCACACGGAGGGCTGCACTTCCAGTTCCAGGTCTGGGAGTATTTATTGGAGCTGGAGGTGGTCCTGGACTGGCTGGAGTCGAGGGACATAATCGTGGGCCACGCGTAACTGTTGTCCTCCGGGAATTTGAAAACTTTGAGAATTACGTCAGGGACGTGGCGAATTCCTTCCTGCACCAAAGACCAGAGCTTCCCTTCCTTGCCGTGGCTGACACCACTCCGTATCCTCCACTGGTGCTGCCAGATGGTGCAAGGCTTCTTGTTCTCTCTCCTGCCCCGGACCAACCACCCCAAGCTCACAGGCCCGAGTTCCACATCCAGACAGAATTTGTGCTTTTGGTGCCTGACGGTGTGGAGCTGGAACAACCTCGTTCTATAGAGAGGCTGATTAAGGAATTAGAAGGTGAGGGTGGAGGGCCTGTGAGAGTAGTTGCAGCGCCCGTGTGGGCCCGATCTTCAGTGCAGTGTCTCCACCTACGGGTGAACCTAAAGGAGTGGACAGCCACTTATTCCCCAGCTGCATCTGGAAGTAGTGGAAGTGTGTGTACGGCCTTACAAGGGGACGCAGTTATCCTCATACGCACCGAAGACCTTTTTAATCTCTCAGTTCCTCTGGGACGGCCCCTGTTCTCCTCACTGTTTGTCCAGACATCTTTGAGAGGGTGGAAGGTCAAGCTCCTGGAGAGTCCTTGTTTCGCTGCAGTCCACCGGCCTCTTTTCAGCTCCGCTCATAACCAGTGGAAAGCTGACATGTGCCTAAAGGACACCACGGGGAAGCTCATGAAAAGCTTTGGTCTTAAGCGCCTCCTGCTACCTGATGGGAAGGAACAGTGGTACGGGTGCAGCAAAGAGACACCTCGCTGCTTTGGTACTGTGCAGGATGACACTCCTGATTACTTGTATCTTGACCGCTGGACACCTCCCTGCTGTTTGCGAGCTCTCAGAGAAACCACCAAGTATGTCATCAACATCCTAGAAACTTCAGGTGTGCGCTACTGGCTAGAAGGTGGGACTCTGTTGggtgccgtccgccatcaggaCGTCATCCCATGGGATTACGATGTCGACCTAGGTATTTACTTGGAGGACATACCGAACTGTGATCACTTGAAGAACCTGGACTCAGGCTCCCTTGTGGATGCTAACGGCTATGTGTGGGAACGGGCAGTGGAAGGAGACTTCTACAGAGTCCAGTACAGCGAAGCCAACCACCTGCACGTGGACCTGTGGCCGTTCTATCCACGGAACGGGGTCATGACCAAAGACACATGGACGGAGCACAAACAAGACGTGGAATTCCCTGAGCACTTCCTACAGCCACTAGTGCCCCTGTCCTTTGCTGGCATGACAGCTTATGGACCCAACAACCCCAGAGCGTTCTTGGAGCTCAAGTTTGGAGAGGGCGTTGTTGAGAACCCCCAGTATCCCAACCCTGTAAAGAAGAGGCTGGATCGAAGCAAACTGTAG